The genomic DNA CCGACCGCGCCACCCGGGTGCTCGACCAGCTCGCCGACTTCGACCTCCTGGCCGACGATCTGCGCAGCGGGCGACGCGGCACCCTGCGGGTGGGCTGCTTCATGTCCGCGAACCGGGCGTGGATGCCGAGCGTGCTGCGCGCCGTCGGCGACGAGTTCCCCGACGTGCGGCTGGAGGTCGACCTGCTCGAACTGCGCGGCCGGCGCTCGGTCGACCCCGACCTCGAGGTCTACGTCGCCGAATCCGTGCATCCCGACCGCGACCCGGCTGCCGCCGACGGTCACGCCGACGGCTACGACCTCGAAGAGCTGCGCACCGAGGACTACCTCGCGGTCGTGCCGCACACGCACGCGCTCGCCGCGCACACGTCGGTCGCGCTGACCGAGCTCGCCGACGAGCCGTGGGTCGACAACGATCACGCACGCGGTCCCTGTCGCGAGATCGTCATCACCGCCTGCGCCGAGCGCGGCTTCGTCCCGCGCTTCCGCGTCGCCGCGCCCGACTACGCGAGCGCGTTCGACTTCGTCGCCGAGGGCCTCGGGGTGACGGTCGTGCCGCGGCTCGGGGCGTATCGGCTGCCGCCGGGCGTGCTCGCGGTTCC from Agromyces larvae includes the following:
- a CDS encoding LysR family transcriptional regulator produces the protein MVDPQRLRVFRAVVQAGSINRAAERLGYTPSAVSQHVSALQRETGLALIERHGRGIRPTAAGLAVADRATRVLDQLADFDLLADDLRSGRRGTLRVGCFMSANRAWMPSVLRAVGDEFPDVRLEVDLLELRGRRSVDPDLEVYVAESVHPDRDPAAADGHADGYDLEELRTEDYLAVVPHTHALAAHTSVALTELADEPWVDNDHARGPCREIVITACAERGFVPRFRVAAPDYASAFDFVAEGLGVTVVPRLGAYRLPPGVLAVPVHDADVRRRVMLRVKRTMRAHPAVARTAELLRAAAARGIVSRETVAAQRRDAS